Part of the Bacillus cereus group sp. RP43 genome is shown below.
ATGTAATCATTCATAAAATTTTTAGTGGGAGGGAAGAACATGAAAAATTGGGTGAAGTTTCGAATAGCACGTCCAACAGATAAGTTTGAAGAGGTTATAGCATTCTATGAAAAAGGATTAGGTTTAAAACGTATAGGTGAATTCTACGATCATGATGGCTATGATGGGATCATGTTCGGTCTACCAGATGAAGAGTATCATTTAGAATTTACAAGACATATAGATGGAAGCCCTTGTCCGGTTCCAACAAAAGACAATTTACTTGTATTTTACATGCGTGAAGATAGTGAAATGAAAAAAGTGAGTAAAAGGCTGCATACAATGGGATACGATGAAGTAGAACCAGAAAATCCATATTGGAAAGATAAGGGGATAACGATAGAGGATCCGGATGGTTGGAGAATTGTGTTAATGAAAATAGAAGAATAAAGGGTAATGAAACAAATAAGAATAAGGTTTCGAATTTCGATAAGGTAAAAATATATTGGCTTCCTTCTAAGAAATAAAACTAGGAGGAAGCTTTTTGGTTTTTTAGTCTGAAAATTAAAATTTGAAAAAATGTTATGAAAAGATATAAAATAAGAACGTATATTCCTGTTGGTTTGAGACAGTTGTCTTTAAAGATAAATATAAAAATAGGGAGGTTTTTTTATGATATGCCGGATTAAGGACGCAGAAATATACTATGAAATTGTGGGAGAAGGTAAACCAGTCATTATCATACATGGTTGTGCTCCTGACCATAGGTTAATGAAGAGGTGTATGGAATCAGTATTTCAGAAATATGAAGGTTATCAAAGAATTTATATTGATTTACCTGGCATGGGGAAATCGAATGCTCCAGATTGGATAAATAGTTCAGATCGTATAGTAGAAGTGCTTATCACATTTATTGAGGAAATCATTTCTGCTGAAGAATTTTTATTGGTAGGAGAATCATACGGGGGATATTTAGCTAGAGGGATACTTTCAAAGATGTTTGAGAGGGTTAATGGATTATTATTAGTATGTCCTGTTGTTGTGGCACAAACAGGAAAAAGACTTCTACCAGATAAACAGGTAATTGTAAGAGATGAGGAATTTTTAAAAACGCTCACTTCAACCGAAAGGGAAGAATTTTGCGAATTAGCAGTGGTAGCGAATGAATATACATATAAGCGATTCAAAGAAGAGATTAAGCCGGGTCTAGATGTTGCTAATAATGAATTTATTGAAAGATTACAAAAGAATTATTCTCTTACTTTAGACTTTCATCGTAAGAAATATGAGAAACCAGTTCTATTGTTAGCTGGGAGACAAGATATATCAGTAGGTTATCAAGATATTGTACGAATTATTGAAGATTACCCAAGAGCAACATTAGCGGTGTTAGATATGGCGGGACATAATTTGCAAATTGAACAGCCTGATCTATTTGAGAGTTTAGTTTGGGAATGGATTAGACGAACAGTTTAGCAAAGTTCATAAAATAGTTTAAAAGAAGAATTAATTAATATTTTGATTGTACTCAAGTTTTGAGACGGCAGAGATTAAAATAAGTAATTAACTTATAAATATTTTCAAGGAGGACTTATGAATACATATATCTATATGGTTAGGCATGGTGAATCACCAAAATTAGAAGGAGATGAAAGAACACGTGGATTAACTGAGAAGGGAACTTTAGATGCTCATAAAGTAACTGAGATATTAAAAACAGAGGGGATTGATACTTTCATTTCAAGTCCGTACAAGAGGGCTATGTTAACGATAGAAAAGTCAGCTAATTTCCATGAAAAAGAAATAGTAGTATATGAAAATCTCAAAGAGTGTAGGTTTTTAAGTGAGGATAAGATTATATCAGATAAGGAAGTGTATCCACTCGTAAAGAAGATGTTCTCTAATCCAGATTTCACACTAACTGGAGGAGAGTCGTATGTGGATTGTCAGAGAAGAGTCGTGAAAATATTAAAAGAAATATTAATAGATTTTCAAGGACATAAAATTGTAGTTGGTACACATGGGCTTGTAATGACATTGATGATGAACTATTTTGATAACCAGTATGGGCTTGAATTTTTAATGAATACATCAAAGCCAGACGTATATAAGCTAGAATTTAAAGATGAGCAATTAATAAATGTAGAGAGATTATGGAGAGAGAAGTGAAATGGATTATATGGAGTGTGTTTTAAAAACTACTTTTAAAACACACTCTTTTTTGAAGAGAAATAGTTTTTATCAACTATTTTTAGAATGTTAAATCAAATAAGTAATTATTCAGCTTTTGAATAATTTATTGAAAAATTGGTTTAGGGGAACAATTTTAAATGTGACAAAACTCCAAACGCTGGATTTATATTCAATAGGAGAAAAAGATGTAGAATTTTGTCTTACTGTACACGTTTACTTTTCATTTCTTTACATATAGGCTTTGTGGTGTAAGGGGGAAACATCACCCTTACATTAAAATTATAAGGGGGTCATTATGATGAAAAAAATGAAAAAATTTGCAGGAGTAGCTCTAGCGGGTTCAATTGGATTAAGTGGATTACTTTTTTTAGAACCAAGTGTAAGTGCTGCGGAAACATCGCAAGTGAAAGAGGACAAGTTTAATGCTATTGATGTAACGTTGAATCAAAGTGAATCTTATTTATTGAGTGGTAGAAGTATTGATGTTCTTTCTGGAGATAAAGAAGAAATTCAGTTAAACAAATACACAATTAGTTTTAGTAAACCTGGGAAGTATGTTATTAGGGTAAATGGTTGTATTTATAATGATGTATATACTTTTATTGTGAATGAGTAGTATATGCTCTTGATGTTTAATTAAATATATATTATCGGATGAAAAAAGAAACACCCTATTTGCGGTGGGAATCGTAAATAGGGTGAATTATTTGTAAGAAAGTTAATGAAAAGAGTAATTGGTATTAAGTTATGTTTTATATATTTTCATTAATTTGCTCTTTGTTTTTGTTATGTAAAGTATGTAAGCGTGTTTGAAATATCTTAAATGATTGCTGAAAGATTGGACTTTGAATAAAAGTGTATAGAAAAGTTACGATGAAAACAGGACCTCCTAGCATATATCCAATAACTAGTACAACGCATTCTACAATGATTCGAGCCCGGCTAATAGACAGTCCAGTTTTGTCAGAAATAGTAAGCATGAATCCATCGCGGGGTCCAGCGCCAATTCCAGCCGCAACGTACATACCGCCCCCAATACCTGTAATTACAATACCAGAAAACAAAATGAATAAATTTATCCATAAATAATCAGTAGCGTTTGGAAGGATGTTTGATTGTAAGAAAAAGTCCATAATAGGGCCGATAAGCAATGCATTTAAAAATGTGCCTACGTTTATATATTTTGGATCTACTAGTAAAGAAATAAGTACGAGGCATAACCCGCATATAACACTCCAAGTACCAAGTGTCCATCCGAATCGTTCATAGAGAGCCATATTTAAAACTTCCCAAGGATGTAACCCGAGGAATTTAACTTTGACTGCAAGAGCGTTTCCGAGCCCAAAGAAAATTAATCCTAAGAAAAAAAGAAAATAACGAAAGAGAGTTAGTCTCATTTTTTAAACCTCCCATAATATAATTATGTATATTACATGTTAGAATTTTAATGTACAAATATTATGTCTTTTTATGTTTTTTTAAAAGTGTTAACAACGTACATGAAATATACATCTTCACAGTCAAAAAAGTTAAAATATTTCGTTTAAAGGATTATAATAGAGAAAGAAATATAAAAAGGAGTGAACGAGTTTGAAACAAGAACTTATTGAAAGATTTACGAGATATGTGAAGATTGATACACAATCAAATGAAGAAAGTCATACAGTGCCAACAACACCAGGACAGATTGAATTTGGTAAGTTATTAGTAGAAGAGTTAAAAGAAATTGGATTGTCAGAAGTGACGATGGATGGTAATGGTTATGTAATGGCAACACTTCCTGCAAATACAGATAAAGATGTTCCTGTAATCGGCTTTTTAGCACATTTAGACACAGCGACAGACTTTACAGGGAAAAACGTAAAACCACAAATTCATGAAAATTTTGATGGGAAAGCAATTACGTTAAATGAAGAGTTAAACGTTGTACTAACGCCAGAACAGTTCCCAGAACTACCATCATATAAAGGACATACAATTATTACAACTGATGGTACAACACTTCTTGGGGCAGATGATAAAGCTGGTCTTACAGAAATTATGGTGGCAATGAATTATTTAATACATAATCCGCAAATTAAACACGGGAAAATAAGAGTAGCGTTCACACCGGATGAAGAAATTGGCCGTGGACCATCGCATTTTGATGTAGAAGCGTTTGGTGCATCCTTTGCCTATACGATGGACGGAGGTCCATTAGGTGGTTTAGAATATGAAAGTTTTAACGCTGCAAGCGCTAAGTTAACTTTTAAAGGGACAAATACACATCCTGGAACAGCGAAAAATAAAATGCGCAATGCAAGTAAACTCGCTATGGAATTTGATAGGTACTTGCCAGTAGAAGAAGCACCAGAATATACAGAGGGATATGAAGGGTTTTATCATTTACTTTCTTTAAATGGTGATGTTGAGCAAAGTAAAGCTTACTATATTATTCGAGATTTTGATCGTAATCATTTTGAAGCGCGTAAAAATAACATCCAAGATATTGTGAAAAATATGCAAGAAAAGTACGGCGAAGATGCAATCGTTTTAGAGATGAATGATCAGTATTATAATATGCTTGAAAAAATTGAACCGGTGAGAGAAATTGTTGATATTGCGTATGAGGCAATGAAAAGTTTAAATATTGAACCGAATATTCATCCAATTCGCGGCGGGACAGATGGATCACAATTATCATATATGGGATTACCGACACCAAACATTTTTACTGGCGGTGAAAACTATCACGGTAAATTTGAATATGTTTCGGTAGATACTATGGAAAAAGCTGTTCAAGTTATTGTAGAAATCGCAAGACGATTTGAAGAGCAAGCTTAAAAAGAGAACCAAGTAGTAATGAAGTACTACTTGGTTCTTTTCTATAGTAAAAAATAGAAGGTGAAACTTGTTTACAAGACATGTGTAAAAGGGGGAAATGTTATGAGTGAAAATCAGTATCATGGCTATATAGGGACATATACAAAGACGGATAGTAAGGGGATTTATAAATTTATACTTGATACGAAAATTGGAAAGATTAAAGGGATTGAATTAGCAGCTCATATAGGAAATCCAACATATGTAACGATTAGTCATAACAACGAGTACCTTTATTCTGTTGCGAAAGATAATGGATTAGGTGGAATTGCTAGTTTTTCCATTCATAATAAAACGGGTAATCTAGATTTGATTAATACACAACTTTTAGAAGGGGCATCGCCGTGTCATTTAAGTGTGGATCGAGAGAATAGTACAGTAGTAGCAGCGAATTATCATAAAGGAACAGTTGAATCTTATGTAGTGAAAAAGGGTAGTGGAAGTATAAATACTGCTACGACAATTGTAGAACATAAAGGTTCAGGACTGAATAAGGAAAGACAGGAAAAGGCGCATGCTCATTATGCGAGTTTCACTCCTGATGAAAAATATGTAGTAGCAGTTGATTTAGGAATAGACAAGGTGATTACATATAAAGAAAGTGATGGAGGATTAATGGAAGCTGCTTGTTTATCTGTTAAACCTGGTAGCGGTCCGAGACATCTTGTATTCCATCCCAATAAACATCTTGCATACGTTATGACGGAACTAAGTTCAGAAATTATTGCACTGCAATATGATGCACAGAGTGGCAGTTTTAAGGAAAAACAATACATTTCGACATTACCTGAAGAGTATAGTGAAGAGAGTTATGGAAGTGCAATTTATATTTCTTCTGATGGCAAATTCGTTTACGCAGCAAACAGAGGACATAATAGTATCGTAGTTTTTCGAGTAAACGAGCATAATGGGGAGCTAACTTTTATTGAAACAGTATCGACAGAAGGTAATTGGCCACGTGACTTTTCTTTAGATCCGACCGAAAGATTTTTAATTGCTGCGAATGAAAAATCTAATACATTGACTTTATTTACTAGGAATGAATTTACAGGTAAGTTAACGCTTGTACAGACGGGCATAAATGTTCCAGAACCAGTATGTGTGAAGTTTTTACATAATAAAAAATAGATAGGTTTTCCTATCTATTTTTTATTAGGAAATTTTAATATAGCACCCGCCACAAATAAAAAGTCGCGTAAGACTTCCAACTTGTCCAATTTGCTGCAAATTCTTTTATTTCATTTTTAGCCGGTTTCTTTTCGGAACCTGTTATAAATTTAATTGCATTATGCAAACCAACATCATCAATTGGAAAAGCTGAAGGAAATCGTAAACAACGCATCAAAACATAGTGAGCCGTCCATGGCCCTATACCGCGAATGCTAGTTAATTGTTTTTCAGCTTGCTTTACATCTTGTATTTGTAATAGAGATTCCTTGGATAATTTACCTTCTGTAATGAGCTGTGCGATGTCAATTAAGTATTCACATTTTCTTGTAGTCATTTTTAATAATGCGAGATCTTCTACACTTAGAGTTGCTATTACTTCAGGTGAGGGGAATATCCAATGTTTTCTATCGTTCCATTCTACATAATTGCCAAAATTTTCGACTAATCTTCTTTTTAGAGTATAGGCATATGTGAGGTTAATTTGTTGACCGATAATTCCCCAGGAAAGTGCTTCAAATAAATCTGGAATACCTAATGTGCGAAGCCCATAATACTCTTGAATAGGACCTTGAAGGAGTGGATCATGTTTTGCTAATTTATAAAAGGGAGCTAAATCCGTAGTTAAATCAAACCACTCTTTTACATAGTTAGCTACAGCATCGCATATCCATTTTTTAGAGATATATGATTCTCCTAAAAAACGTATTTGAATATTGCCATCAGTATTTATACTAATTTCAACAAAAGGATTTACATCTTGAACAGGGATGACTTTATAAATTTTGTTATCTTCAATATGAAACATACATTCATTGTTAGAACGTGATAGATAGCGTAAATTTTCTTGGAAACTAAATTCTTTCGGAACTGCTAAAGTCAATGTGCTATTATATTCTGCTGTCATATGAATTCCACCGGTAACTTTTCTAATGTAAGCAATTCTTTCTTCATTTCTAATCCGCCTCTAAAACCAGTTAGTTTTCCATCTTTTCCTATAACGCGATGGCAAGGAATTGTAATAAGAAGTGGGTTGGCAGCAATAGCAGAAGCAACGGCACGTACAGCTGTAGGTTTTTGAATTCTTTCTGCAATTTCTGAATAAGAATATGTTTTTCCGTAAGGAATTTCACGTACCGTATTCCAAACAGATAATTGAAATTCAGTTCCGTAAGCATCAATAGGCAATGTGAAAGTTTCTAGCTTGTTTTCTAAATACTCGATAACTTCTTTTGTATATGTTTGCAGGTAATCTGGATTGCGAGTCAATATATGTTGTGGCAGTTTTTTTCTAGCCCACAAATTTAGTTCTTCAAAGTTTTCTTCTTGAGATCCAATGAAACATAGTCCATTTTCAGTTGCAGCAATATGCAAGCGCCAATTTTTATGTGTAATTAGCGTCCAATATATAGATTTATTTTTATAGGAATTCATTATTGTATCCCTCTTTCATTTTGTTCTTTTTTCGATATTCAGTAGGAGTAAATCCGGTTTTCTTTTTAAATAAAGTTGCGAAATACTCCGTGTTTTCTATCCCGACAGCAGTACTAATTTCCTTAACGGATTGATTTGTATGTGAAATATATTCTGCCGCTTTAACAATCCTAAATTGCTGTATATATTCTATGGGACTTATTCCTATCAGTCTTTTGAAAGTGCGTTGTAAATGAAAAGGGCTACCGTGGCACATTTCTGCAAGTAGGCCGAGAGTTAGTGCTTCGTCATAATGTTTTTCGATATAGTCTTTAATTTGTTCTACCCACTCTTCATTAGGTAAAATTATCCCATTTGGTTTACAACGTTTGCACGGACGAAAGTGTTCATGCAGTGCTTGCTCTGCATTTAGAAAAATTCGCACGTTGTTTTTATTCGGTATTCTCGATTTACACGATGGCCGGCAAAAGATCCCGGTTGATTTCACAGCATAAAAGAACTTGTTATCATATGAAGAATCATTATGAATAATTGCTTGCCAATACTCATTTGTTAACGTAAACCCTTCATTATGCAAAGATCATCACCTCTGAAATTAGTATAACCTGAATCATGTGCGTATGTACGTATTCACAAATGTAAGAGCAAGATTACAAAGATGAAAATATGATTCTTTTTCTATTTTGTGATAGCATGAAATTTGGAAGTGAACATCAAGAGGAGGACTATAAGTGAAGTTAATTTCATGGAATGTAAATGGTTTGCGAGCAGTTATTGCAAAGGGTGGATTTTTAGAGTATCTCGAAGAATCCAATGCAGATATATTTTGTTTACAAGAGATTAAATTACAAAGTGGACAAATTGATTTAAATTTAGATGGATATTATACATATTGGAATTATGCTGTGAAAAAAGGATATTCAGGAACGGCTATTTTTACAAAAAAGGAACCGCTTTCTGTTACATACGGATTAGGAATTGAGGAACATGATCAAGAAGGACGAGTCATTACTTTAGAATTTGAAGATTTTTATATGATAACGTTATATACACCAAACTCCAAACGTGGATTAGAACGCTTAGATTACAGAATGAAATGGGAAGATGATTTCAGGGCCTATATTAAGCGATTAGATGAAAAGAAACCAGTTGTTTTTTGTGGAGATTTAAACGTCGCGCATAAAGAAATAGATTTAAAAAATCCAAAAAGTAACCGTAAAAACCCTGGATTCTCTGATGAGGAGAGGGAGAAGTTTACACGTATTTTAGAAGAAAGATTTGTTGATACGTATCGCTACCTTTATCCTGATCAGGAAGGAGCATACTCGTGGTGGTCGTATCGTATGGGAGCGAGAGCAAAAAATATTGGATGGCGTTTAGATTATTTTGTTGTCTCGGAAAGAATGAAAGACAAAATAACAGAGGCGAAAATTAACAG
Proteins encoded:
- a CDS encoding VOC family protein, producing MKNWVKFRIARPTDKFEEVIAFYEKGLGLKRIGEFYDHDGYDGIMFGLPDEEYHLEFTRHIDGSPCPVPTKDNLLVFYMREDSEMKKVSKRLHTMGYDEVEPENPYWKDKGITIEDPDGWRIVLMKIEE
- a CDS encoding alpha/beta hydrolase; translated protein: MICRIKDAEIYYEIVGEGKPVIIIHGCAPDHRLMKRCMESVFQKYEGYQRIYIDLPGMGKSNAPDWINSSDRIVEVLITFIEEIISAEEFLLVGESYGGYLARGILSKMFERVNGLLLVCPVVVAQTGKRLLPDKQVIVRDEEFLKTLTSTEREEFCELAVVANEYTYKRFKEEIKPGLDVANNEFIERLQKNYSLTLDFHRKKYEKPVLLLAGRQDISVGYQDIVRIIEDYPRATLAVLDMAGHNLQIEQPDLFESLVWEWIRRTV
- a CDS encoding histidine phosphatase family protein, whose protein sequence is MNTYIYMVRHGESPKLEGDERTRGLTEKGTLDAHKVTEILKTEGIDTFISSPYKRAMLTIEKSANFHEKEIVVYENLKECRFLSEDKIISDKEVYPLVKKMFSNPDFTLTGGESYVDCQRRVVKILKEILIDFQGHKIVVGTHGLVMTLMMNYFDNQYGLEFLMNTSKPDVYKLEFKDEQLINVERLWREK
- a CDS encoding YitT family protein, with the protein product MRLTLFRYFLFFLGLIFFGLGNALAVKVKFLGLHPWEVLNMALYERFGWTLGTWSVICGLCLVLISLLVDPKYINVGTFLNALLIGPIMDFFLQSNILPNATDYLWINLFILFSGIVITGIGGGMYVAAGIGAGPRDGFMLTISDKTGLSISRARIIVECVVLVIGYMLGGPVFIVTFLYTFIQSPIFQQSFKIFQTRLHTLHNKNKEQINENI
- the pepT gene encoding peptidase T, whose amino-acid sequence is MKQELIERFTRYVKIDTQSNEESHTVPTTPGQIEFGKLLVEELKEIGLSEVTMDGNGYVMATLPANTDKDVPVIGFLAHLDTATDFTGKNVKPQIHENFDGKAITLNEELNVVLTPEQFPELPSYKGHTIITTDGTTLLGADDKAGLTEIMVAMNYLIHNPQIKHGKIRVAFTPDEEIGRGPSHFDVEAFGASFAYTMDGGPLGGLEYESFNAASAKLTFKGTNTHPGTAKNKMRNASKLAMEFDRYLPVEEAPEYTEGYEGFYHLLSLNGDVEQSKAYYIIRDFDRNHFEARKNNIQDIVKNMQEKYGEDAIVLEMNDQYYNMLEKIEPVREIVDIAYEAMKSLNIEPNIHPIRGGTDGSQLSYMGLPTPNIFTGGENYHGKFEYVSVDTMEKAVQVIVEIARRFEEQA
- a CDS encoding beta-propeller fold lactonase family protein: MSENQYHGYIGTYTKTDSKGIYKFILDTKIGKIKGIELAAHIGNPTYVTISHNNEYLYSVAKDNGLGGIASFSIHNKTGNLDLINTQLLEGASPCHLSVDRENSTVVAANYHKGTVESYVVKKGSGSINTATTIVEHKGSGLNKERQEKAHAHYASFTPDEKYVVAVDLGIDKVITYKESDGGLMEAACLSVKPGSGPRHLVFHPNKHLAYVMTELSSEIIALQYDAQSGSFKEKQYISTLPEEYSEESYGSAIYISSDGKFVYAANRGHNSIVVFRVNEHNGELTFIETVSTEGNWPRDFSLDPTERFLIAANEKSNTLTLFTRNEFTGKLTLVQTGINVPEPVCVKFLHNKK
- a CDS encoding DNA glycosylase, yielding MTAEYNSTLTLAVPKEFSFQENLRYLSRSNNECMFHIEDNKIYKVIPVQDVNPFVEISINTDGNIQIRFLGESYISKKWICDAVANYVKEWFDLTTDLAPFYKLAKHDPLLQGPIQEYYGLRTLGIPDLFEALSWGIIGQQINLTYAYTLKRRLVENFGNYVEWNDRKHWIFPSPEVIATLSVEDLALLKMTTRKCEYLIDIAQLITEGKLSKESLLQIQDVKQAEKQLTSIRGIGPWTAHYVLMRCLRFPSAFPIDDVGLHNAIKFITGSEKKPAKNEIKEFAANWTSWKSYATFYLWRVLY
- a CDS encoding methylated-DNA--[protein]-cysteine S-methyltransferase encodes the protein MNSYKNKSIYWTLITHKNWRLHIAATENGLCFIGSQEENFEELNLWARKKLPQHILTRNPDYLQTYTKEVIEYLENKLETFTLPIDAYGTEFQLSVWNTVREIPYGKTYSYSEIAERIQKPTAVRAVASAIAANPLLITIPCHRVIGKDGKLTGFRGGLEMKKELLTLEKLPVEFI
- a CDS encoding bifunctional transcriptional activator/DNA repair enzyme AdaA codes for the protein MHNEGFTLTNEYWQAIIHNDSSYDNKFFYAVKSTGIFCRPSCKSRIPNKNNVRIFLNAEQALHEHFRPCKRCKPNGIILPNEEWVEQIKDYIEKHYDEALTLGLLAEMCHGSPFHLQRTFKRLIGISPIEYIQQFRIVKAAEYISHTNQSVKEISTAVGIENTEYFATLFKKKTGFTPTEYRKKNKMKEGYNNEFL
- a CDS encoding exodeoxyribonuclease III, with the translated sequence MKLISWNVNGLRAVIAKGGFLEYLEESNADIFCLQEIKLQSGQIDLNLDGYYTYWNYAVKKGYSGTAIFTKKEPLSVTYGLGIEEHDQEGRVITLEFEDFYMITLYTPNSKRGLERLDYRMKWEDDFRAYIKRLDEKKPVVFCGDLNVAHKEIDLKNPKSNRKNPGFSDEEREKFTRILEERFVDTYRYLYPDQEGAYSWWSYRMGARAKNIGWRLDYFVVSERMKDKITEAKINSEVMGSDHCPVELHINF